A genomic region of uncultured Paludibaculum sp. contains the following coding sequences:
- a CDS encoding cob(I)yrinic acid a,c-diamide adenosyltransferase — translation MEDQSFNEPRLALNRIYTKTGDQGDTHLASGERVAKDSPRLECYGCVDELNSFVGAAAVTCNGVPTLAPLAEILIRVQHELFNLGSILATTPEHVHPKQARIADADVSQLESEIDSMNADLPPLRSFVLPGGSRINTDLHIARTVCRRAERLLVGAARQVPIDPVNLRYLNRLSDALFVWSRWANHVQDVEETLWSPNRAASAQRG, via the coding sequence ATGGAAGATCAATCGTTCAACGAACCCCGCCTCGCCCTCAACCGCATCTATACGAAGACCGGCGACCAGGGCGATACCCACCTGGCCAGCGGCGAACGCGTCGCGAAGGACTCTCCTCGCCTGGAATGCTACGGTTGCGTGGATGAACTCAACTCCTTTGTCGGGGCCGCTGCCGTTACGTGCAATGGAGTCCCTACCCTGGCTCCGCTGGCCGAGATCCTGATACGGGTCCAGCACGAGCTCTTCAATCTCGGCTCCATCCTGGCCACGACACCGGAACACGTCCACCCAAAGCAGGCGCGCATCGCCGACGCCGACGTGTCGCAATTGGAGTCCGAAATCGACTCGATGAATGCGGATCTGCCACCCCTGCGCAGCTTCGTCTTGCCCGGTGGATCGCGCATCAACACGGACCTTCACATCGCCCGCACCGTCTGCCGCAGAGCCGAGCGTCTGCTGGTCGGCGCCGCCCGCCAGGTCCCCATCGACCCGGTCAACCTGCGCTATCTGAACCGTCTGAGCGATGCCCTGTTCGTTTGGAGCCGCTGGGCAAACCACGTTCAAGACGTGGAAGAGACGCTCTGGTCCCCCAATCGCGCCGCTTCCGCCCAGCGCGGATAG
- a CDS encoding multifunctional oxoglutarate decarboxylase/oxoglutarate dehydrogenase thiamine pyrophosphate-binding subunit/dihydrolipoyllysine-residue succinyltransferase subunit, with protein MSSEPRQRITINSWLEEELYQEFVNNSHNVDESWKEKFEAEPDEEGDEPGASAVAVAAQPPAEAPAPAPAPPQTVQVRPVAPTVPAVALSPADQLVPLKGAPMRIAENMTLSLTVPTATSQRTIPVKVIDENRRLLNHWRDLHGKSKISYTHLIAWAMVKAIKKVPAINDAYAEIDGQAHRVVRPEINIGIAVDVAGKDGHRSLVVPSIKNAGAKGFYEFLTAFDEIVAKSRTGKLTVDDFKGTTVSLTNPGTVGTLGSVPRLMPGQGAIIATGSIDFPAEFQGVSDELRATLGVCKVMTMSCTYDHRIIQGAESGQFLGKLQALLEGSEGFYDEIFEQTRMPYQPFRWQVDRKAAGSAFRDEKRMEEIAKQAAVLQLINAYRVRGHLIADLNPLGVQPSYHPELDPTTYGLSIWDFDREFIIGNLATSGKQTIVTLRAILETLRQTYCGRLGCEYMHIQHPEEKRWLQERMEPQANNWPLEETAKRRVLLKLLQAESFENFLHTRFVGQKRFSLEGGESAMVVLDECLDRAADSGVQEMVVGMAHRGRLTVLSNLIGKSMSQVFGEFEGNVDPEATQGSGDVKYHLGASGIQRTASGKEIKVSLAPNPSHLEAVDPVVEGIVRAKQTWMGDVKREKVLPILVHGDAAFAGQGVVVETLNMSQLNGYRTGGTIHLVINNQIGFTSTPDESRSSTYCTDVARTVQAPILHVNGDDPEACVRATQIAIDYRMRFKKDVVIDMICYRRYGHNEADDPSYTQPLMYKIIKAKKPIGTQYAERLTKEGTVTKDAVERIRKQIQDALNAAHEEAQQKGEKWELQEVTTFEETTVPLVCPKTSVDESLIARVVEGMTTFPDTFTLHPKLKGFIEKRKEILKGGAADWATGEALAFGTLALEGTPVRLSGQDSGRGTFSQRHLEYFDFNTGHVHTPLMHMDPQQARFEVFDSSLSEYGVMGFEFGYSLGDPLTLTLWEAQFGDFANGAQIMIDQFVASCEAKWGQPSGLVLLLPHGYEGQGPEHSSARLERFLQLCAENNMQVCNVTSPAQYFHLLRRQMYGGQDRRGLRKPLILMTPKSLLRHPKAVSTLADFTHGHFEPVIGDTGAAAPDRVSRVIFCTGKIYYELVAEREKRELNNVAIIRLEQMYPWPTEEIETMLWRYPSTAEIVWAQEEPRNQGAYLFVRDKLEPMLAATRRTLRYAGRQEAAAPSTGSSKRHAQEHAAVMEDAFSGGPVRQRRYRVVAKARKELVPGQA; from the coding sequence ATGTCCTCAGAACCGCGACAGCGCATCACGATCAACTCTTGGCTGGAAGAAGAGCTGTATCAAGAATTTGTTAATAACAGCCACAACGTAGACGAGAGCTGGAAAGAGAAGTTTGAAGCCGAACCGGACGAGGAGGGCGATGAGCCCGGGGCCTCAGCCGTAGCGGTTGCGGCGCAGCCTCCAGCCGAAGCTCCGGCTCCGGCGCCCGCTCCTCCGCAGACGGTCCAGGTTCGCCCGGTGGCGCCCACCGTTCCCGCAGTAGCGTTGAGTCCCGCTGATCAGTTGGTGCCGCTGAAGGGCGCTCCGATGCGGATTGCGGAGAACATGACGCTGAGCCTGACGGTGCCGACGGCGACGTCCCAGCGCACAATTCCCGTCAAGGTCATCGACGAGAACCGGCGTTTGCTGAACCATTGGCGCGACCTGCATGGCAAGAGCAAGATCAGCTACACGCACCTGATCGCCTGGGCCATGGTGAAGGCGATCAAGAAAGTGCCGGCCATCAACGATGCTTATGCCGAAATTGACGGCCAGGCGCATCGGGTGGTGCGGCCCGAGATCAACATCGGCATCGCTGTCGACGTGGCGGGCAAGGACGGCCACCGGTCGCTGGTGGTGCCGAGCATCAAGAATGCTGGGGCGAAAGGGTTCTACGAGTTCCTTACCGCCTTTGACGAGATTGTGGCGAAGTCGCGGACCGGCAAGTTGACGGTGGACGATTTCAAAGGCACGACTGTTTCGCTGACGAATCCGGGCACCGTGGGGACGCTGGGCAGCGTGCCGCGTCTGATGCCGGGTCAGGGCGCGATCATCGCAACGGGCAGCATCGACTTTCCGGCCGAGTTCCAGGGTGTGAGCGACGAACTGCGGGCCACGCTGGGTGTCTGCAAGGTGATGACGATGTCGTGCACGTACGACCATCGGATCATTCAGGGCGCGGAGTCAGGCCAGTTTCTCGGCAAGCTGCAAGCGCTGCTGGAGGGCAGCGAAGGGTTCTACGACGAGATCTTCGAGCAGACCCGGATGCCTTACCAGCCGTTCCGCTGGCAGGTCGACCGCAAGGCCGCCGGTTCCGCCTTCCGCGATGAGAAGCGGATGGAAGAGATTGCCAAACAGGCGGCGGTGCTGCAACTGATCAATGCCTACCGCGTGCGAGGGCACCTGATCGCGGATCTGAATCCGCTGGGTGTGCAGCCGAGCTATCACCCGGAACTGGATCCGACAACGTACGGACTGAGCATCTGGGATTTCGACCGCGAGTTCATCATCGGCAATCTGGCGACCAGTGGGAAGCAGACAATCGTCACTCTGCGTGCCATTCTGGAGACCCTGCGGCAGACCTACTGCGGGCGGCTGGGCTGCGAGTACATGCACATCCAGCACCCGGAGGAGAAGCGCTGGCTGCAGGAGCGGATGGAACCACAGGCCAACAACTGGCCGCTGGAAGAGACCGCCAAACGGCGCGTGCTGCTGAAGTTGCTGCAGGCCGAGAGTTTTGAGAACTTCCTGCACACGCGGTTTGTGGGGCAGAAGCGGTTCTCGCTGGAGGGCGGCGAGAGCGCCATGGTGGTGCTGGACGAGTGCCTGGACCGAGCGGCGGACAGCGGCGTGCAGGAGATGGTGGTGGGTATGGCTCACCGCGGGCGCCTTACGGTGCTTTCCAACCTGATCGGCAAATCGATGTCGCAGGTGTTCGGCGAGTTTGAAGGCAACGTGGATCCGGAAGCGACACAGGGCTCCGGCGACGTGAAGTATCACCTGGGCGCAAGCGGAATCCAGCGGACGGCTTCGGGCAAGGAGATCAAGGTCTCTCTCGCGCCGAATCCGAGCCATCTGGAAGCCGTGGATCCGGTGGTGGAAGGCATCGTCCGCGCCAAGCAGACGTGGATGGGCGACGTCAAGCGCGAGAAGGTGCTGCCGATCCTGGTGCATGGCGACGCGGCGTTCGCGGGCCAGGGTGTGGTGGTGGAAACGCTCAACATGTCGCAGTTGAACGGTTATCGCACCGGCGGCACGATCCATCTGGTGATCAACAACCAGATCGGGTTCACGTCGACGCCGGACGAGAGCCGCTCATCGACCTACTGTACCGACGTGGCCCGAACCGTGCAGGCTCCGATCCTGCATGTGAACGGCGACGATCCGGAGGCCTGCGTACGCGCCACGCAGATCGCCATCGATTACCGGATGCGGTTCAAGAAAGATGTCGTCATCGACATGATCTGCTACCGCCGGTACGGCCATAACGAGGCGGATGATCCCAGCTACACGCAACCGCTGATGTACAAGATCATCAAGGCGAAGAAGCCGATCGGGACACAGTATGCGGAACGGCTGACCAAGGAAGGCACGGTCACCAAGGACGCCGTGGAGCGGATCCGCAAACAGATCCAGGATGCCCTCAACGCGGCGCACGAAGAGGCGCAACAGAAGGGCGAGAAGTGGGAACTGCAGGAGGTGACGACCTTCGAGGAGACCACCGTTCCGCTCGTATGCCCAAAGACCTCGGTGGACGAAAGCCTGATTGCGCGCGTGGTGGAGGGCATGACGACCTTCCCCGACACGTTCACCCTGCATCCGAAGCTGAAGGGCTTCATTGAGAAGCGCAAGGAGATTCTGAAGGGCGGCGCGGCGGACTGGGCGACCGGCGAGGCTCTGGCGTTTGGAACGTTGGCGCTGGAAGGGACTCCGGTGCGGCTCAGCGGGCAGGACAGCGGGCGCGGCACCTTCTCGCAGCGTCATCTGGAGTACTTCGATTTCAACACGGGCCACGTGCACACGCCATTGATGCACATGGATCCTCAGCAGGCGCGGTTTGAGGTGTTCGATAGCTCGCTGTCGGAGTATGGCGTGATGGGCTTCGAGTTCGGCTATTCGCTGGGCGACCCGTTGACGCTCACCTTGTGGGAAGCGCAGTTCGGCGACTTTGCGAACGGCGCGCAGATCATGATCGACCAGTTCGTGGCGTCATGCGAAGCGAAGTGGGGCCAGCCGAGCGGGTTGGTGCTGCTGCTGCCGCATGGGTACGAGGGGCAGGGTCCGGAGCATTCCAGCGCGCGGCTGGAACGATTCCTGCAACTTTGCGCCGAGAACAACATGCAGGTGTGCAACGTGACGTCACCAGCGCAGTATTTCCACCTGCTGCGGCGCCAGATGTACGGCGGGCAGGACCGGCGCGGCTTGCGCAAGCCTCTGATCCTGATGACCCCGAAGAGCCTGTTGCGGCACCCGAAGGCGGTGAGCACGCTGGCCGATTTCACTCACGGCCATTTCGAACCGGTGATCGGCGATACCGGCGCCGCCGCGCCGGACCGTGTGTCGCGAGTGATCTTCTGCACGGGCAAGATCTACTACGAGCTTGTGGCGGAACGCGAAAAGCGCGAACTGAACAACGTGGCGATCATCCGGTTGGAGCAGATGTACCCGTGGCCCACCGAGGAGATCGAGACGATGTTGTGGCGGTATCCTTCGACCGCCGAGATTGTATGGGCCCAGGAAGAGCCGCGGAATCAGGGCGCGTACCTGTTTGTCCGCGACAAGCTGGAGCCGATGCTGGCGGCCACGCGGCGGACGCTTCGTTACGCGGGACGGCAGGAGGCGGCAGCGCCTTCCACCGGTTCCAGCAAGCGGCACGCACAGGAGCACGCGGCGGTGATGGAAGATGCCTTCAGTGGCGGACCGGTGCGACAGCGGCGCTATCGGGTGGTGGCGAAGGCCCGGAAAGAGCTGGTGCCGGGCCAGGCATAA
- a CDS encoding metallophosphoesterase, producing the protein MKLLVFSDIHNDLAMLRRLMETDADYYVAAGDMVNWARGLDAIGPILQPKAPRVYVLPGNHEHADQIEAFCLKFGLNPLHGRHFQAGRRVVAGLGHSSPTPFDTPGEYSESEMAERLAPLADPHPEILICHCPPLGTPLDEAAPGRHFGSQAVGDFLAKVQPVWFFCGHIHEAAGRETALGSTRARNVGKQGYLLELPD; encoded by the coding sequence ATGAAACTCCTCGTCTTCTCCGATATCCACAACGATCTTGCAATGCTCCGGCGGCTCATGGAGACCGATGCGGACTACTACGTCGCGGCCGGCGACATGGTGAACTGGGCTCGCGGCCTCGACGCCATTGGCCCAATCCTACAGCCCAAGGCCCCGCGAGTCTACGTTCTGCCGGGCAACCACGAGCACGCCGACCAGATCGAGGCCTTCTGCCTCAAGTTCGGCCTCAATCCATTGCATGGGCGGCACTTCCAGGCCGGCAGGCGCGTTGTGGCGGGACTCGGCCATTCCAGCCCAACCCCTTTCGATACCCCTGGCGAGTACTCGGAATCCGAGATGGCGGAGCGTCTCGCCCCGTTGGCGGACCCTCACCCGGAGATTCTCATCTGCCACTGCCCGCCCCTGGGCACGCCCCTTGACGAAGCCGCCCCGGGCCGCCACTTCGGCAGTCAGGCCGTCGGAGACTTTCTGGCCAAGGTGCAGCCGGTCTGGTTCTTCTGCGGCCACATCCATGAAGCCGCGGGGCGGGAGACGGCGCTAGGCTCCACTCGCGCCCGAAACGTTGGGAAGCAGGGCTACCTGCTTGAGCTGCCGGATTGA
- a CDS encoding type II toxin-antitoxin system VapB family antitoxin, whose translation MRTNIVIDDKLMSETLRATGLKTKREAVEQGLRTLLRLSRQTEIRKFRGKLNWQGDLDAMRTDR comes from the coding sequence ATGCGAACCAATATTGTCATCGACGACAAATTGATGAGTGAAACCCTGCGGGCAACCGGCCTGAAGACGAAGCGCGAAGCTGTTGAACAGGGCCTGCGGACCTTGCTCCGGCTCAGCCGCCAGACGGAGATCCGCAAGTTCCGTGGAAAGCTGAACTGGCAGGGTGATCTTGATGCGATGAGGACCGACCGTTGA
- a CDS encoding PIN domain nuclease, producing MDSSVWIDYFRGAVTPQTEKLDSVLGQEPLAVGDLILAEVLRGFSGEQDFEEARRLLTSLEVVDLGGQEVAIQSARNFRTLRALGVTVRKTIDTVIATRCIESGYHLLHNDRDFDPFAKHLGLRVVE from the coding sequence GTGGATTCGAGCGTCTGGATCGACTACTTCAGAGGCGCCGTCACGCCACAAACAGAAAAGCTCGATAGCGTGCTGGGCCAGGAACCCCTGGCCGTGGGCGACCTGATTCTGGCGGAGGTGCTGCGGGGTTTCTCCGGCGAGCAGGATTTCGAAGAAGCAAGACGGCTCCTGACTTCCCTGGAGGTTGTGGACTTGGGCGGCCAGGAAGTCGCTATTCAATCCGCGAGGAACTTCCGCACACTGAGAGCGCTAGGCGTCACCGTGCGCAAGACAATAGATACCGTGATAGCCACACGCTGTATCGAAAGCGGCTATCACCTCCTCCACAACGATCGCGACTTCGATCCCTTCGCCAAGCACCTCGGCCTACGTGTCGTTGAGTGA
- a CDS encoding C40 family peptidase, giving the protein MRTVLFSLILALLPLLLTMGGSVHAASKKTATGKRPAAKAKRPVVKGKAAVARRGHRTHKRSVARRSTPKPPTRNFGPFLEPVDVMPNGLTALPILSLSIPTYPPPPPVPGTCLTCTKPLLATAYSLIGTPYRWGGRSPENGFDCSGFVRYVYQSNFSLALPTSAPAQFHIGVPVEKSELLPGDLVFFHHRRRGWHVGMYVGGGSFIHAPNRRKTVMVTPLSDPYFSVTYVGARRIPLADLEAAGGLDVETNN; this is encoded by the coding sequence TTGCGTACTGTTCTCTTCAGTCTGATCCTGGCGCTGCTGCCGCTCTTGTTGACCATGGGCGGCTCAGTCCACGCGGCCAGCAAGAAGACCGCTACCGGCAAGAGGCCAGCGGCGAAGGCGAAGCGCCCCGTTGTCAAGGGGAAGGCTGCCGTCGCCAGGCGCGGCCACAGAACTCACAAACGGTCCGTGGCGCGCCGAAGCACGCCCAAGCCACCTACACGGAACTTTGGTCCGTTTCTCGAACCTGTGGATGTGATGCCTAATGGGCTGACTGCGTTGCCGATTCTTTCGCTGAGCATTCCCACCTACCCGCCACCACCTCCCGTTCCCGGCACCTGTCTGACTTGCACGAAGCCATTGTTGGCCACGGCATATTCGCTGATTGGCACTCCTTACCGCTGGGGCGGACGCAGCCCCGAGAACGGCTTCGACTGCAGCGGATTTGTCCGGTATGTGTACCAGTCGAACTTCTCGCTCGCGTTGCCGACCTCGGCCCCTGCGCAGTTCCACATCGGGGTCCCGGTCGAGAAGTCGGAGCTGTTGCCCGGCGACCTGGTGTTCTTCCACCATCGGCGCAGAGGTTGGCATGTGGGCATGTACGTGGGCGGAGGCTCGTTTATCCATGCACCGAACCGCCGCAAGACGGTGATGGTGACGCCGCTGTCAGACCCTTATTTTAGTGTGACTTACGTAGGGGCGAGACGGATTCCGCTGGCGGACCTGGAAGCTGCGGGCGGGCTGGATGTGGAGACGAACAACTGA
- the prfB gene encoding peptide chain release factor 2 (programmed frameshift) — MTLDELEREYFALRQQSEAVRSYLDIPAKNKQLAVIEETISAPDFWNSQEASQKVMQERKRLEAFVSQDRSLSTLVSDIDTLFELGREGEDVGAELAREFDKLRKLTDHLETNMLLSGETDHCGAIVTIHPGAGGTESQDWAEMLLRMYLRWAERNGFQAAVTDRLEGEGAGIKSATVEIDGENCFGLLQSEVGVHRLVRISPFDANARRHTSFASVFVIPLIDDDVKIDIKTEDIRIDVFRASGAGGQHVNRTESAVRFTHIPTGIVVQCQNERSQHKNRAAALKQLRARLYEYEMDKRRVAEKKLEDSKADINFGSQIRSYVLAPYRMVKDLRSRYSVGDVDRLLDGDMEDMIHAYLVWKKTGKTFGETSKDDLAD, encoded by the exons ATGACCCTCGACGAACTCGAGCGGGAATACTTTGCGCTCCGCCAGCAATCGGAAGCTGTGCGGAGCTATCTT GACATTCCCGCAAAAAACAAACAACTGGCCGTCATTGAAGAGACCATCTCCGCACCCGACTTCTGGAACAGCCAGGAAGCCAGCCAAAAGGTGATGCAGGAGCGCAAACGCCTCGAGGCCTTCGTCTCGCAGGATCGCTCTCTCTCCACCCTCGTCAGCGACATCGACACCCTCTTCGAACTGGGCCGCGAAGGCGAGGATGTCGGCGCTGAACTCGCCAGGGAGTTCGACAAGCTCCGCAAACTGACAGACCACCTCGAGACCAACATGTTGCTCTCAGGGGAGACCGACCATTGCGGAGCGATTGTCACGATCCATCCCGGCGCCGGCGGCACCGAAAGCCAGGATTGGGCCGAAATGCTGCTCCGCATGTACCTGCGCTGGGCGGAACGCAACGGTTTCCAGGCCGCCGTCACCGACCGGTTAGAGGGTGAAGGAGCCGGCATCAAGTCCGCCACCGTCGAAATCGACGGTGAGAACTGCTTCGGCCTGCTCCAGAGCGAGGTCGGCGTCCACCGCCTCGTCCGCATCTCCCCGTTCGACGCCAACGCCCGTCGTCATACGTCGTTTGCCAGCGTCTTTGTCATTCCCCTGATTGATGACGACGTGAAGATCGACATCAAGACCGAAGACATCCGCATCGACGTCTTCCGGGCCAGCGGCGCCGGCGGCCAGCACGTGAATCGTACGGAATCGGCCGTCCGGTTCACCCACATCCCTACCGGCATTGTGGTCCAGTGTCAGAACGAGCGAAGCCAGCACAAAAATCGCGCCGCCGCCCTCAAGCAGCTTCGTGCCCGTCTCTATGAGTACGAGATGGACAAGCGCCGGGTCGCCGAGAAGAAACTGGAAGACTCCAAAGCGGACATCAACTTTGGCAGCCAGATCCGCAGCTACGTCCTGGCGCCTTACAGGATGGTGAAGGATCTCCGCTCCCGCTATTCCGTGGGCGACGTCGACAGGTTGCTCGACGGCGACATGGAAGACATGATCCACGCCTATCTGGTGTGGAAGAAGACCGGCAAAACGTTCGGTGAGACTAGTAAGGACGATCTCGCCGATTAA
- a CDS encoding L-threonylcarbamoyladenylate synthase yields the protein MDEELLEQAAALIRAGRLVAFPTETVYGLGANALDPVAVRRIFAAKGRPSTSPLIVHVDSPEMARRYCTVWPPSAQLLSDRHWPGPLTLVLPKTPDVPDEVTAGLPSVGLRMPAHPIALELIRRSGCPIAAPSANRFMGVSPTCAAHVRSSLGDAVDLVLDGGSTPVGIESTVLSLAADPPILLRPGMIDRDEIEQLIGPVDLATDPGAGPHAAPGLHARHYSPRTPLFLVRNGALPQSGRGVYLKHGQSMPAEPKAYAAALYATLHQLDEQGLDWLAVEEVPLESAWSGIRDRLRRAASPER from the coding sequence ATGGATGAAGAATTGTTGGAACAGGCGGCCGCGCTCATCCGAGCCGGCCGTCTCGTTGCGTTTCCCACCGAGACGGTGTACGGTCTCGGCGCCAACGCCCTGGATCCCGTCGCCGTCCGCCGTATTTTCGCCGCCAAGGGCCGCCCGTCCACCAGTCCCCTCATCGTCCACGTCGACTCACCCGAAATGGCCCGCCGCTACTGCACTGTGTGGCCGCCCTCCGCTCAACTCCTCTCTGATCGCCATTGGCCCGGCCCATTGACCCTGGTTCTGCCCAAGACGCCTGACGTCCCCGACGAAGTCACGGCGGGCCTCCCCAGTGTCGGCCTCCGCATGCCGGCCCACCCCATCGCCCTGGAACTCATCCGCCGCTCCGGGTGCCCCATTGCCGCCCCCAGCGCCAATCGATTCATGGGCGTCTCGCCGACCTGTGCCGCCCATGTCCGCAGCAGCCTCGGCGATGCCGTCGACCTCGTCCTGGACGGTGGCTCCACCCCAGTCGGCATCGAATCCACGGTGCTGTCCCTCGCCGCCGATCCGCCCATCCTCCTCCGGCCTGGCATGATCGACCGCGACGAAATCGAGCAACTCATTGGTCCAGTGGACCTTGCCACCGATCCCGGAGCCGGCCCCCATGCCGCGCCAGGGCTCCACGCCCGCCACTACAGCCCTCGCACGCCGCTTTTTCTGGTGAGGAACGGCGCCCTACCCCAGTCGGGTCGGGGGGTGTATCTCAAGCACGGACAATCGATGCCGGCGGAACCCAAGGCCTACGCCGCCGCACTCTATGCCACCTTGCATCAATTGGATGAACAGGGTCTGGACTGGCTGGCCGTTGAAGAGGTACCTTTGGAATCCGCGTGGTCCGGCATCCGCGACCGCCTCCGCCGCGCCGCGTCGCCAGAGCGATGA
- a CDS encoding histidine kinase, whose amino-acid sequence MNTPHEPLLANLLGYSAGTLIFAIFLVLLRLDRAGQRLRTSRLSLAAAAMALIWNAGSLALLFTDSFALLVLTTCSLSLLPALLLDLLLDGRLRPIAWTGYLLSAISMVLHASEQWIPLPVTEMHRRTLAATAIGFAVLTAISAAFLLRKAPAARRAIPAMSLFLFALSFAHFHNEGSEHAWPAELAVHHAGIPLALFVLMQDYRFLLLDAFLRFLANMLLAGLFTWGAAEVAHRAGWVRYDQMPVRQIALMALGTCGALVAFSAARGAAQALLTRLVFRRGDPDQLLERLRKQPIASETAYQEWAQNEIARFMEAERLPEGPGRRAGGRPYLSEDLAILGRLEALTSERLEQYRESERKRLLSQAELRALQAQIHPHFLFNALNTLYGIIPKEAAGARQTVLNLSDIFRYFLRSERQTIALEQELEIVRAYLEIESLRLGPKLKIEFLIDPETKRAPIPVLSVQPLVENAVKHGIAPQSGGGTVRIRTRIEDGMLCVSIEDTGPGFIQTSQSGEGVGLENVRQRLQLRYGPVAKLEIKRETQETVVGFRVPLTW is encoded by the coding sequence ATGAATACGCCGCACGAGCCCCTTCTCGCCAACTTACTCGGCTACTCCGCCGGCACCCTCATCTTCGCTATTTTCCTCGTTCTGCTCAGGCTCGACCGCGCCGGTCAGCGTCTACGCACCAGCCGCCTCTCGCTCGCCGCCGCGGCTATGGCGCTGATTTGGAATGCCGGATCCCTCGCACTCCTCTTTACGGATTCTTTCGCGCTGCTCGTTCTCACCACCTGCTCCCTTAGCCTACTGCCCGCTCTCCTACTCGACCTGCTGCTGGATGGTCGCCTGCGCCCCATCGCCTGGACCGGCTACCTCCTTAGCGCGATCTCAATGGTGCTGCACGCCAGCGAACAGTGGATCCCTTTGCCGGTCACAGAGATGCACCGTCGTACTCTGGCCGCCACTGCGATCGGTTTCGCCGTGCTCACGGCCATCAGTGCCGCATTTCTGTTACGGAAGGCACCAGCCGCCCGCCGTGCCATTCCGGCAATGTCACTCTTCCTCTTCGCTCTTTCTTTTGCTCATTTCCACAATGAGGGCTCCGAGCACGCCTGGCCGGCCGAACTCGCCGTCCATCATGCCGGGATCCCGTTGGCTTTGTTTGTCCTGATGCAGGACTACCGCTTTCTCCTGCTCGACGCCTTCCTGCGTTTCCTGGCCAACATGCTGCTCGCCGGTCTCTTTACGTGGGGTGCCGCCGAGGTCGCTCACCGCGCTGGTTGGGTTCGTTACGACCAAATGCCGGTCCGCCAGATCGCCCTCATGGCCCTTGGCACTTGCGGGGCCCTCGTTGCCTTCTCGGCGGCCCGAGGCGCTGCCCAGGCACTGCTTACTCGGCTCGTCTTCCGACGAGGCGACCCCGACCAACTTCTCGAACGCCTGCGCAAGCAGCCCATCGCGTCCGAAACGGCCTACCAGGAGTGGGCCCAGAACGAGATTGCCCGGTTCATGGAGGCAGAGCGACTGCCCGAAGGCCCGGGGCGCCGCGCCGGGGGCCGACCCTATTTGAGTGAAGATCTGGCCATTCTCGGCCGCCTGGAGGCACTAACCTCGGAACGCCTGGAGCAATACCGTGAAAGCGAACGCAAACGTCTGCTTTCGCAGGCCGAGCTTCGTGCGCTCCAGGCGCAGATCCACCCCCACTTCCTCTTCAACGCCTTGAACACCTTGTACGGCATCATTCCCAAAGAAGCCGCGGGTGCACGCCAGACAGTCCTCAACCTCTCCGACATCTTCCGCTACTTCCTTCGCAGTGAACGTCAGACGATCGCCCTCGAACAGGAACTCGAAATCGTGCGGGCCTACCTGGAAATCGAAAGCCTGCGCCTGGGCCCGAAGCTTAAGATCGAATTCCTGATTGACCCGGAGACGAAGCGCGCACCCATCCCGGTCCTGAGCGTACAGCCGCTGGTGGAAAATGCCGTAAAACATGGCATCGCGCCGCAGTCCGGCGGCGGTACCGTCCGGATTCGCACCAGGATCGAAGACGGAATGCTCTGCGTCTCGATCGAAGACACAGGCCCCGGCTTCATCCAAACATCTCAGAGCGGCGAAGGTGTCGGTCTCGAAAACGTTCGCCAAAGGCTCCAACTGCGCTACGGGCCAGTCGCTAAACTGGAGATCAAACGGGAAACCCAGGAAACCGTGGTCGGGTTCCGGGTGCCCCTCACTTGGTGA